One Aegilops tauschii subsp. strangulata cultivar AL8/78 chromosome 7, Aet v6.0, whole genome shotgun sequence genomic window carries:
- the LOC141026743 gene encoding probable indole-3-pyruvate monooxygenase YUCCA11, whose protein sequence is MGPMILKSETGRSAVIDVGTVGLIKKGIIKIQGSISKIMSYIVEFWCSKKISFDAIVFATGYKSTTNIWLKNGENMLNGNGLPIKEYPNHWKGENGVYCAGLGRRGLAGIAADAKNIANDIKSMIGVMSS, encoded by the exons ATGGGTCCAATGATCCTCAAGTCAGAAACCGGCCGATCCGCTGTTATTGATGTTGGCACTGTTGGGTTAATCAAAAAAGGTATCATCAAA ATACAAGGGAGCATTAGTAAGATCATGAGCTATATAGTTGAATTTTGGTGCAGTAAAAAAATATCATTTGACGCGATTGTGTTTGCAACTGGATACAAAAGCACAACAAATATATGGCTCAAG AATGGTGAGAACATGTTAAATGGCAATGGACTGCCCATCAAAGAATATCCGAATCATTGGAAAGGTGAAAATGGGGTCTACTGTGCTGGGTTAGGAAGGAGAGGATTGGCTGGTATTGCAGCAGATGCCAAGAATATCGCCAATGACATCAAATCAATGATAGGCGTTATGTCCAGCTAA